From the Pedobacter cryoconitis genome, one window contains:
- a CDS encoding chloramphenicol acetyltransferase yields the protein MKTKIDIETWPRKEHFLLFKEFEEPYYGVNISIDCTAAYRDAKASCASFFLYYLHKSLAAAQQVDAFRLRIENDEVFLYDVINGGSTVDRPDGTFGFAFYDYAANFGDFMETGLKEMTRVRGRNDLERTSRQDLIRFSALPWIDFTSVSHARSFAFKDSAPKISFGKMTEKNGVRTIPMSIHVHHALVDGLHIGQFIDIFQKLMNEPVTGKVIHFSKDI from the coding sequence ATGAAAACGAAAATCGATATTGAAACCTGGCCAAGAAAAGAACATTTCTTGCTATTTAAAGAGTTCGAGGAACCTTACTATGGTGTAAATATCTCCATTGATTGTACAGCAGCTTATCGGGATGCGAAAGCCAGTTGCGCATCTTTCTTTCTTTATTATCTCCATAAATCATTGGCAGCAGCACAGCAAGTAGATGCATTCCGATTGCGTATCGAGAATGACGAGGTGTTTTTATACGATGTCATCAACGGGGGCTCCACCGTTGACAGACCTGATGGCACCTTTGGTTTTGCGTTTTATGATTACGCCGCTAATTTTGGTGATTTTATGGAAACAGGCTTAAAGGAAATGACACGTGTCAGAGGGCGTAATGACCTGGAGCGTACCAGCCGGCAAGACTTGATCCGGTTTTCCGCACTACCCTGGATCGATTTTACTTCAGTATCCCATGCCCGTTCGTTTGCCTTTAAAGACAGTGCTCCAAAAATATCCTTCGGCAAAATGACTGAAAAAAATGGAGTTCGTACTATCCCAATGTCTATCCATGTGCATCATGCACTAGTTGATGGCTTACACATCGGACAATTTATAGATATTTTTCAGAAGCTGATGAACGAACCTGTAACAGGGAAAGTTATCCATTTTTCCAAAGACATTTAG
- a CDS encoding PAS domain-containing sensor histidine kinase — protein MSSDPKKNNSSDLENNFEDFLEHSLSGYISTSPRGDIIRINSKLLEWLGYNKEDLIGKRMSSLLAMGSRIFYETHLSPLLKLQGSFEEVAAELLLKDGKKLPVLLNGYIRNDEHNKPLFIRLNVYRATDRKVYEENLRLAVIDAEKTLLKERELSTLREQFIAVLGHDLRNPLGAIKSGASLLARSASSDRDKTIVGMIKKSSLRMEELIANVMDFARVRLGGGLSLDLKDVFIEPIILHVTEELRITFPERIVTVDFEVKKTINCDADRISQLLSNLVANALTHGSPHEPVKVIAKIELDYFELTVSNGGKPIPQDAIETLFEPFTREANTPSQQGLGLGLYIASQIALAHGGNLTATSNTTETCFTFRMPVYLS, from the coding sequence ATGTCCTCAGATCCAAAAAAAAATAACAGTTCAGACCTCGAGAATAATTTTGAGGACTTTCTTGAACATTCACTATCTGGTTATATCTCTACAAGCCCACGCGGCGACATTATCAGAATAAACTCCAAATTACTGGAATGGCTGGGTTATAATAAGGAAGATCTGATTGGTAAGCGCATGAGCAGTTTGCTGGCTATGGGGAGCAGAATTTTTTATGAAACCCATTTATCTCCTTTATTAAAATTACAAGGATCTTTTGAAGAAGTAGCTGCTGAATTATTATTAAAAGATGGCAAGAAGCTCCCTGTTCTTCTCAATGGATATATTAGAAACGATGAGCACAACAAGCCATTATTTATACGCTTAAATGTCTATCGGGCTACAGACAGAAAAGTTTATGAAGAAAATTTACGCCTCGCGGTTATTGATGCGGAAAAGACTCTATTAAAAGAACGTGAACTATCGACATTAAGAGAGCAATTTATTGCTGTTTTAGGTCATGATTTAAGAAATCCTTTAGGCGCTATAAAATCTGGTGCATCGCTTTTAGCCCGTTCTGCTTCATCCGACCGCGATAAAACAATTGTAGGTATGATTAAAAAAAGCAGCCTGCGTATGGAAGAATTGATAGCTAATGTGATGGATTTTGCCAGGGTGCGTTTAGGAGGGGGGCTGTCGCTGGATTTAAAAGATGTATTCATAGAACCAATTATTTTACATGTTACAGAGGAGCTGCGGATAACCTTTCCTGAAAGAATAGTAACTGTAGATTTCGAGGTCAAAAAAACTATAAATTGTGATGCAGACCGTATTTCACAATTGTTATCAAACCTGGTAGCAAATGCGCTTACACATGGATCACCACATGAACCAGTAAAAGTCATTGCCAAAATAGAGTTAGATTATTTCGAACTTACTGTTTCAAATGGAGGTAAGCCAATTCCGCAAGATGCAATCGAAACATTATTTGAGCCTTTTACAAGGGAGGCCAATACTCCAAGTCAGCAAGGACTGGGCTTAGGGCTGTATATCGCATCGCAAATTGCTCTCGCCCATGGTGGAAACCTAACGGCAACTTCCAATACTACTGAAACGTGCTTTACATTTCGTATGCCTGTCTATTTGTCTTAA
- a CDS encoding TetR/AcrR family transcriptional regulator produces MDKKEERLNQIILATINILSEEGADQLSMRKVAKAANLSLSNLQYYYRDKDLLLIATVEQYFQSCKEEVTHTLNVLKAESTPSIEVFLEKLLNLLLLNGKSNNQTMMFQEIWALSSRNDELKQAVETYYKNYCTWMVDLIAAFSKQPGEVVSLLVPYAEGYTIVGTVLPLNKESVIKLLVKLVLKM; encoded by the coding sequence ATGGATAAAAAAGAGGAGAGGTTAAATCAAATTATATTAGCAACCATAAATATTCTTAGTGAAGAAGGAGCAGATCAGCTTTCTATGAGGAAAGTTGCAAAAGCTGCAAATCTTTCATTAAGTAATCTACAGTATTATTATAGAGATAAGGATTTGCTATTAATAGCAACAGTAGAACAATATTTTCAATCCTGCAAAGAGGAAGTAACACATACCTTGAACGTGTTAAAGGCCGAAAGTACTCCTTCAATTGAAGTGTTTTTAGAGAAACTATTGAATTTACTGCTGCTAAATGGTAAGTCAAATAATCAAACCATGATGTTTCAGGAGATATGGGCCTTGTCATCAAGAAATGATGAGCTTAAACAAGCTGTCGAAACCTATTATAAAAATTACTGTACCTGGATGGTAGATCTCATTGCCGCATTCTCTAAACAACCCGGAGAGGTAGTAAGTTTGCTTGTACCCTATGCAGAAGGTTATACCATTGTAGGTACTGTGCTTCCTTTAAATAAGGAAAGTGTTATTAAGTTGTTAGTGAAACTAGTTTTAAAGATGTAA
- a CDS encoding TetR/AcrR family transcriptional regulator — protein MRIRDINKEQLVKEKAIEIIVKHGLEGFTINKLAKACGVSVGTPYVYYKDKDDLILKIVLEEGARMEDAINKDFDPDASLEDGLRIQWRNRFDYMMKNPLLGQFFDQISSSSYHQQFLEMFTSSTGAFLNKFKENMGRFISNTVMRGEMDDLPIDVYWSVAFGPLYTLMRFHQQGRSITGASFQISEELIWATFKLALKALKK, from the coding sequence ATGCGGATCAGAGATATTAATAAAGAGCAATTAGTAAAGGAAAAAGCTATAGAAATCATCGTAAAACACGGTTTGGAAGGCTTTACTATTAATAAACTTGCGAAAGCTTGTGGTGTTTCGGTAGGAACACCTTACGTTTATTACAAAGATAAGGACGACCTTATTTTAAAGATCGTGTTGGAAGAGGGGGCAAGAATGGAAGACGCAATAAATAAAGATTTCGATCCGGATGCTTCATTGGAAGACGGTTTGCGGATTCAATGGCGCAACCGTTTCGACTATATGATGAAAAACCCTCTGCTTGGGCAGTTTTTTGATCAGATCAGCAGTTCATCTTACCATCAGCAATTCCTTGAAATGTTCACAAGCAGTACAGGCGCATTCTTAAATAAGTTCAAAGAAAATATGGGGCGTTTTATTAGTAATACTGTAATGCGGGGTGAAATGGATGACTTGCCCATTGATGTTTACTGGTCAGTTGCATTTGGTCCGTTATATACTTTAATGCGCTTTCACCAACAAGGGAGAAGTATAACTGGTGCTTCATTTCAGATCAGTGAAGAGCTTATATGGGCCACTTTTAAACTTGCACTGAAGGCTTTGAAAAAATAG
- a CDS encoding MBL fold metallo-hydrolase, whose product MNQSFHFTNFLKSLFTIAVVAGMATTTNAQLRVSEPLAQPGYYQMKLGDFEIIALSDGTVPQELNKLLQISSQKLTKALSFNYQTDPVEASVNAYLIKADHKLILVDAGTAELYGPSLGHLSESLKRAGYSPDQIDAVLITHIHTDHTGGLMEGKQMVFPNATIYVSKAEADFWLSPENYKQAAAGMKKYFVEATTKVGPYMNAGKVKTYTYGSELFPGITPIASPGHTPGHSFYAVESKGQKIVFWGDIMHSAAVQFPDPSITIIYDVDPKAAAASRKKAFSEAAKDGYWVAGDHLSFPGIGHVRNEKDGIGYRWIPINYSTYSKR is encoded by the coding sequence ATGAACCAATCATTTCATTTTACAAACTTTTTAAAATCACTTTTTACGATTGCAGTTGTTGCGGGAATGGCAACAACAACCAACGCACAGCTACGGGTATCCGAACCGCTTGCTCAGCCGGGATATTACCAGATGAAATTGGGCGACTTTGAAATCATTGCTTTATCAGATGGAACAGTACCACAAGAACTGAACAAACTTTTACAAATCAGTTCGCAGAAACTGACTAAAGCATTGTCCTTTAATTATCAAACAGACCCTGTTGAAGCTTCCGTGAATGCCTATCTGATTAAGGCTGATCATAAATTGATACTTGTAGATGCGGGAACAGCCGAATTATACGGCCCATCACTTGGACATTTGAGTGAAAGTCTGAAAAGAGCCGGTTACTCTCCGGATCAGATAGATGCAGTATTAATTACCCATATCCATACCGATCATACTGGCGGGCTAATGGAAGGAAAGCAAATGGTTTTTCCAAATGCTACGATATATGTGAGTAAAGCAGAAGCTGATTTCTGGTTAAGTCCGGAAAACTATAAACAAGCCGCCGCAGGAATGAAAAAATACTTTGTTGAAGCAACAACTAAAGTTGGCCCCTATATGAATGCAGGCAAAGTGAAAACCTATACCTATGGCAGCGAGCTTTTTCCAGGAATAACTCCGATAGCCAGTCCTGGTCATACACCCGGGCACAGCTTTTATGCAGTGGAGAGTAAAGGACAAAAAATAGTTTTCTGGGGCGATATTATGCATTCAGCTGCTGTTCAGTTTCCAGATCCATCCATAACTATCATCTATGATGTAGATCCGAAGGCTGCTGCCGCTTCCCGAAAGAAAGCATTTTCAGAAGCCGCAAAAGATGGATACTGGGTTGCAGGAGATCATCTGTCATTCCCCGGGATTGGTCATGTACGTAATGAAAAAGATGGAATTGGATATAGATGGATCCCCATTAATTACAGCACTTATTCCAAAAGGTAG
- a CDS encoding MFS transporter, with protein MSLNKQTTLPSQTPVYGWTIVVTSLAFVVAQLDVSIVNIALPQIADTYKVDINILQWIVDGYTLAFAVLMLSAGNLSDLFGAQRLFQIGMIIFGISSVACGLANSPFLLIAARVFQGVGAATMIPSSLAILNQTFADTPNKRAKAIGLWTAAGSAAIAAGPIVGGILIKLSNWRFIFFINAPICLAGILLTFFLKKQAKPTLVKKFDILGQVAWMLSITLLIAAVIEWSKLGFTHPLIYGSLLLGGISFIAFLIIENKVSHPMLPLSLFNSVSFNVLLGLGAVLNGFYYGTVFILSLYLQNILHYPPLTAGLAFLPLTAGFVISNLLSGNIINRYGLRTPILIGLTLFAFGFSGLFTASMHTSFWQLSIPFLLISLGMGLAVPAMTTGILSSVDKTLSGTASAALNTVRQAAGAIGVAVFGAIAANGGTAILHTITVSIIAAIVCTIVTIVLSQKYLKKGVW; from the coding sequence ATGAGTTTAAACAAACAGACAACATTACCATCCCAGACACCTGTCTATGGTTGGACAATAGTAGTAACCAGCCTGGCTTTTGTCGTTGCACAGCTCGATGTTTCAATTGTAAACATTGCACTACCACAAATTGCTGACACTTATAAAGTAGATATCAATATTTTGCAGTGGATAGTGGATGGCTATACGCTTGCCTTTGCTGTCCTGATGTTATCTGCTGGAAACTTAAGTGATCTTTTTGGAGCCCAACGTCTCTTTCAGATTGGCATGATCATTTTCGGGATTTCATCTGTAGCTTGTGGATTAGCTAACAGTCCATTTCTCCTGATTGCTGCGAGGGTGTTTCAGGGTGTTGGTGCAGCAACGATGATCCCTAGTTCATTGGCTATTTTGAATCAAACCTTTGCCGACACACCAAACAAAAGAGCCAAAGCTATTGGGTTGTGGACAGCAGCAGGAAGTGCCGCTATTGCAGCAGGGCCTATAGTTGGTGGAATACTCATTAAGCTTAGCAACTGGCGTTTTATATTTTTCATCAATGCTCCTATATGCCTTGCGGGCATCCTGCTTACTTTTTTTCTTAAAAAACAAGCCAAACCAACCCTTGTTAAAAAATTTGATATACTGGGACAAGTTGCCTGGATGCTTTCCATTACGCTACTGATCGCAGCAGTGATTGAGTGGTCTAAACTAGGCTTTACCCACCCGTTAATTTATGGAAGCCTGTTACTTGGTGGAATATCCTTTATTGCTTTCCTGATCATTGAAAATAAGGTAAGCCATCCAATGTTGCCATTGAGCCTTTTTAATTCAGTTTCTTTCAATGTTTTGTTAGGTTTAGGTGCAGTGCTCAACGGCTTTTATTATGGCACGGTGTTCATCCTTAGCCTCTATTTACAAAACATATTACACTATCCCCCACTTACAGCCGGTCTCGCATTTTTACCATTAACGGCCGGATTTGTGATCTCCAATCTATTGAGCGGCAATATCATTAATCGTTATGGTTTGCGTACGCCTATTCTGATAGGGCTAACGCTTTTTGCATTTGGATTTTCAGGTCTGTTTACAGCCAGCATGCACACCTCTTTCTGGCAATTATCAATTCCATTCCTTCTTATTTCTTTAGGTATGGGGCTTGCTGTTCCTGCAATGACCACTGGTATTCTTTCCAGTGTTGACAAAACACTTTCAGGAACTGCCTCAGCAGCATTGAATACGGTTAGGCAAGCCGCAGGTGCAATTGGAGTAGCTGTTTTTGGCGCTATTGCAGCAAATGGCGGAACTGCAATTTTACATACTATAACAGTAAGTATTATAGCTGCTATTGTGTGTACAATCGTTACTATTGTTCTCAGTCAGAAATACCTTAAAAAAGGTGTCTGGTGA
- a CDS encoding sialate O-acetylesterase → MINSFLMIGQSNMAGRGYLNDVKQIYDEKIKMLVNGRWQTMTEPINFDRPTSGIGLAASFAGAWRLKNDQEEIGLIPCADGGTSLNDWAVGGALFENAVFQAKLALRNSKLCGILWHQGENDSFGGLSALYYDKLSIIIDAFRSELDAPDIPFITGGLGDFLSGGRYGKYFTEYNQVNYALQKFAETKPDCYFVTANGLTANADGLHFDAVSQRRFGIRYFESFFEKKNILAPLASENELMELIENRPLTKKEQGTLLEIDFAFGKISLGDLEKKLGLLND, encoded by the coding sequence ATGATAAATTCCTTTTTGATGATAGGCCAGTCAAATATGGCGGGGCGGGGATATTTGAATGATGTTAAGCAGATCTATGATGAAAAGATCAAAATGCTGGTGAACGGCCGCTGGCAAACGATGACAGAACCAATTAATTTTGACAGGCCCACATCTGGTATAGGACTTGCCGCATCATTTGCAGGTGCCTGGAGATTAAAAAATGATCAGGAAGAAATAGGTTTGATACCATGTGCTGACGGAGGTACGAGCCTGAATGATTGGGCAGTTGGGGGCGCACTCTTTGAAAACGCTGTATTTCAGGCAAAACTTGCCTTAAGGAACAGTAAATTATGTGGTATCTTATGGCATCAGGGAGAAAATGATAGTTTCGGTGGGCTTTCTGCTCTTTATTACGATAAGCTGAGTATTATCATTGATGCATTTCGCAGCGAGCTTGACGCACCAGATATTCCTTTTATTACAGGTGGTCTTGGCGACTTTTTAAGCGGTGGCAGATACGGTAAATATTTTACTGAATATAACCAGGTTAATTATGCCCTTCAGAAATTCGCTGAAACAAAGCCGGACTGTTATTTTGTAACAGCAAATGGATTAACAGCTAACGCAGACGGACTTCATTTTGATGCAGTATCGCAGCGCAGGTTTGGAATCCGGTATTTCGAATCATTTTTCGAAAAGAAAAATATTCTGGCACCACTTGCCAGCGAGAATGAGTTAATGGAGCTCATAGAGAACAGGCCTTTAACGAAAAAAGAACAAGGAACATTGTTAGAAATTGATTTTGCCTTTGGTAAAATTTCCTTAGGTGATCTGGAGAAAAAATTGGGCTTGCTGAACGACTAA
- a CDS encoding alpha/beta fold hydrolase — MNILSRNNVVIKGNGTSPMMFAHGFGCDQNMWRFITPAFEDSHQIILFDHVGAGKSDLKAYHPAKYKDLDGYAQDIVEIADELNLENIIFVGHSVSAMMGILSAEKAPHLFKTLILVSPSASFINDGDYIGGFSKDEIEELLESLNTNHMGWSMTMAPLIMANPDRSELGEELTNSFCRTDPTIAQQFARVTFLTDSRSILSTCTTPALILQCSDDIIAPIEVGEYIHEKMVESKLVILEATGHCPHLSAPEETISAIKAYL; from the coding sequence ATGAATATACTAAGCAGAAACAATGTAGTAATAAAGGGGAATGGTACATCACCTATGATGTTTGCACATGGTTTTGGTTGCGATCAAAACATGTGGCGCTTTATTACACCGGCTTTTGAGGATTCTCATCAAATCATTTTATTCGATCATGTTGGAGCAGGGAAATCTGACCTGAAAGCATATCATCCGGCAAAATATAAGGACCTGGATGGTTACGCTCAGGATATAGTAGAAATTGCGGATGAGCTGAACTTAGAAAATATTATTTTTGTCGGGCACTCCGTTAGTGCCATGATGGGTATACTTTCAGCAGAAAAGGCACCCCACTTATTTAAAACATTAATTTTAGTATCTCCATCTGCTTCTTTTATTAATGACGGAGATTATATCGGAGGATTTAGTAAGGATGAGATTGAGGAACTTTTAGAGTCGTTAAATACAAATCATATGGGATGGTCAATGACAATGGCACCATTAATAATGGCCAATCCTGACAGGAGTGAGCTGGGTGAAGAATTAACGAATAGTTTTTGCCGTACCGATCCTACCATTGCTCAGCAATTTGCACGTGTAACTTTTCTCACTGACAGCCGAAGTATATTGAGTACATGTACTACACCCGCATTAATACTTCAATGTTCAGATGACATTATTGCACCTATCGAAGTTGGTGAGTATATTCATGAAAAAATGGTTGAAAGTAAGCTCGTGATTTTGGAAGCAACTGGTCATTGTCCACATTTGAGCGCTCCTGAGGAAACGATATCAGCCATAAAAGCTTATTTATAA
- a CDS encoding winged helix-turn-helix transcriptional regulator, whose product MYERKIPKDLDCGMAMIMEIIGGKWKPCLILNISRGFRRPSELQRLNKKASRRVLHQQLKELEEFGIITRVVYAELPPKVEYSLTDLGSSLLPVIGTMDDWGSQYMDNPQNLPIINGLKKVS is encoded by the coding sequence ATGTACGAAAGAAAGATTCCCAAAGACCTGGATTGCGGCATGGCAATGATTATGGAGATTATAGGCGGTAAGTGGAAACCATGCCTGATACTGAACATTAGTCGTGGCTTTAGAAGACCCAGCGAACTACAAAGATTAAATAAGAAGGCTAGCAGAAGGGTACTCCATCAGCAACTTAAAGAATTGGAAGAATTTGGTATAATTACACGTGTCGTTTATGCCGAACTTCCGCCAAAAGTAGAATATTCTCTAACAGACCTGGGAAGTTCATTATTACCCGTAATCGGTACAATGGACGACTGGGGTTCTCAATATATGGACAATCCTCAGAACTTACCTATAATCAATGGATTAAAAAAGGTTTCTTAG